One window of Pieris napi chromosome 1, ilPieNapi1.2, whole genome shotgun sequence genomic DNA carries:
- the LOC125052112 gene encoding uncharacterized protein LOC125052112 isoform X1, with protein sequence MGKDLCVFVKVLVILTMTRTSFEMMESNVIQIWSVPGSETRLPCNLAASVRDVAMTMWFKNNDRMPIYTVDFRNGPPTHWALAGEFETRAHFVLNESDTTAAHLVIEKVTQYDEALYRCRIDYIDAPTKNYKVNLTVIVPPDPPRIYDSEGREITGNLAGPYREGQELKLTCQAPGGKPMPDITWYHGNERLSIARDSFNCQVHIKSLSREMSGAKLRCRVDPPLLQHLVKDVSLKVYLKPQYVRVTGSGATRAGHERSFVCTTRGSKPAPNIDWFINAQKIDSGLTQVEVDGQLTRSILTWRVRREDSGRELVCRVSNPWFPAYTLEDSIVLEVIYPPIPQISLIEPRESHQLREDEDAVLLCSADASPPAFNFSFYKGFEDHLIRDDPVGGISVEGQKLFLHGLRRHHSARYRCRAWNSEGSGLSEALSLNILSRPECSAGNVVQQIAGAPGGEVRARCSVSAPSARDAGPLKFYWTYNGTRDVLPIPVSNVTTMGSSSTAIHGLPNIDDEDLGWLACWARNDIGNQREPCLFRIMPAGYPESPSNCEIENDIIRCEAGHDGGLPQWFVMEALGVKQQEVQRNDLDSAMNDQGISGRGLTETVYKTSNDATPQFPLDSLSPGRYTFLIYAVNPRGRSLQPAALHSVPVRTMEDLDRPGSLQTMTPSPPQLSPQDNSVPLLVGAVLALVMLTILTTLCVTLVVMCKKKPRRTRDTEQNALTRNVGVSMYSGTALSPSIVPTVVVRGHRGSRVLAARWSGVLDDTPLAVLALDTRPHCKLEADMDTHSEDDIQETEFIRHENMETQTDS encoded by the exons ATGTGATTCAAATATGGTCAGTTCCAGGCAGCGAGACTCGCCTGCCTTGTAACCTGGCTGCGTCTGTAAGGGATGTTGCCATGACCATGTGGTTCAAAAATAACGACAGGATGCCCATATATAC TGTAGATTTTAGAAATGGACCACCAACACATTGGGCTCTGGCAGGCGAGTTCGAAACGAGAGCTCACTTTGTCCTAAACGAGTCAGATACTACCGCAGCCCATCTAGTTATTGAGAAGGTTACTCAGTATGACGAAGCCTTATATAGATGTAGGATAGACTATATTGATGCTCCTACAAAGAATTATAAAGTCAATTTAACAGTCATTG TACCTCCTGACCCACCCAGAATATATGATAGCGAGGGTCGAGAGATCACTGGCAACTTGGCTGGACCTTATCGAGAAGGACAGGAGCTCAAGCTGACCTGCCAGGCTCCTGGTG GTAAGCCCATGCCTGATATCACTTGGTACCATGGCAATGAACGGCTAAGCATCGCTAGAGACTCGTTCAATTGTCAAGTGCACATAAAAAGCTTGTCGCGTGAAATGAGTGGGGCAAAACTACGGTGCAGAGTTGACCCGCCCCTATTGCAGCACTTAGTCAAAGATGTTTCGCTTAAGGTTTATT tGAAGCCTCAATATGTAAGGGTGACTGGAAGCGGAGCGACTCGCGCTGGCCACGAAAGGTCATTCGTTTGTACAACGCGCGGGTCAAAACCAGCCCCAAACATCGACTGGTTTATAAATGCGCAAAAAATCGACTCAGGGCTTACGCAG GTGGAAGTTGATGGACAATTAACAAGAAGTATTCTGACTTGGCGTGTAAGACGAGAAGATAGTGGCAGAGAGCTGGTCTGCCGCGTTTCCAACCCATGGTTTCCAGCCTATACTCTAGAAGATTCTATAGTACTAGAAGTAATTT ACCCACCAATACCCCAAATATCTCTTATCGAACCGAGGGAATCTCACCAGCTTCGCGAAGACGAAGATGCGGTATTGCTATGTTCTGCTGATGCATCACCACCAGCATTTAACTTTTCATTCTATAAGGGATTTGAG GATCACCTAATACGTGACGATCCTGTTGGTGGTATATCTGTGGAAGGACAAAAACTGTTCCTCCATGGTCTGAGGAGGCACCATTCAGCCAGATATCGGTGCAGAGCGTGGAACTCAGAAGGCAGTGGATTAAGTGAAGCACTTAgtttgaatatattat ctcGACCAGAATGCTCTGCCGGTAACGTAGTTCAGCAAATAGCTGGTGCCCCAGGTGGTGAAGTCAGAGCTCGATGTTCTGTTAGTGCTCCTTCTGCAAGAGATGCTGGACCACTTAAGTTTTATTGGACTTATAATGGGACCAGGGACGTTCTTCCA ATTCCTGTATCAAACGTAACAACAATGGGTTCAAGTAGCACTGCTATCCACGGATTACCTAATATTGATGACGAGGATTTGGGCTGGTTAGCCTGCTGGGCCAGAAATGATATTGGGAACCAAAGAGAACCATGCTTATTTAGGATCATGCCAGCTG GTTACCCCGAATCACCGAGCAATTGCGAAATAGAGAATGACATTATAAGATGCGAGGCTGGACATGACGGCGGTCTCCCTCAATGGTTCGTTATGGAGGCCCTTGGGGTTAAACAGCAGGAAGTACAACGAAATGATCTGGATTCTGCTATGAATGATCAA GGTATTTCTGGGCGTGGATTAACTGAGACAGTCTATAAAACAAGCAATGATGCAACACCTCAATTTCCTCTCGACTCTCTTTCTCCTGGACGTTATACATTTCTAATATATGCTGTTAATCCTCGTGGTCGATCGTTACAACCCGCTGCGCTACATAGTGTTCCTGTAAGGACTATGGAAGACCTCGACCGACCAG GTTCGCTCCAGACCATGACACCATCTCCACCACAATTAAGTCCCCAAGATAACAGCGTGCCTTTGCTGGTTGGTGCAGTTCTTGCCTTGGTGATGCTAACCATTCTTACTACTCTCTGCGTCACATTAGTGGTAATGTGTAAGAAGAAACCTCGTCGTACGCGGGACACAGAACAGAA TGCCCTGACCCGTAACGTTGGAGTATCTATGTATAGTGGAACAGCACTCTCGCCGAGCATAGTACCGACCGTGGTGGTACGCGGTCACCGGGGATCTAGAGTACTAGCTGCTCGATGGTCAGGAGTCTTGGATGATACGCCACTTGCTGTACTTGCATTAGATACAAGGCCGCATTGTAAGCTTGAAG CAGATATGGACACTCACAGTGAAGATGATATCCAAGAAACTGAATTCATACGGCACGAGAACATGGAGACACAAACCGATTCCTGA
- the LOC125052112 gene encoding uncharacterized protein LOC125052112 isoform X2 — protein sequence MGKDLCVFVKVLVILTMTRTSFEMMESNVIQIWSVPGSETRLPCNLAASVRDVAMTMWFKNNDRMPIYTVDFRNGPPTHWALAGEFETRAHFVLNESDTTAAHLVIEKVTQYDEALYRCRIDYIDAPTKNYKVNLTVIVPPDPPRIYDSEGREITGNLAGPYREGQELKLTCQAPGGKPMPDITWYHGNERLSIARDSFNCQVHIKSLSREMSGAKLRCRVDPPLLQHLVKDVSLKVYLKPQYVRVTGSGATRAGHERSFVCTTRGSKPAPNIDWFINAQKIDSGLTQVEVDGQLTRSILTWRVRREDSGRELVCRVSNPWFPAYTLEDSIVLEVIYPPIPQISLIEPRESHQLREDEDAVLLCSADASPPAFNFSFYKGFEDHLIRDDPVGGISVEGQKLFLHGLRRHHSARYRCRAWNSEGSGLSEALSLNILSRPECSAGNVVQQIAGAPGGEVRARCSVSAPSARDAGPLKFYWTYNGTRDVLPIPVSNVTTMGSSSTAIHGLPNIDDEDLGWLACWARNDIGNQREPCLFRIMPAGYPESPSNCEIENDIIRCEAGHDGGLPQWFVMEALGVKQQEVQRNDLDSAMNDQGISGRGLTETVYKTSNDATPQFPLDSLSPGRYTFLIYAVNPRGRSLQPAALHSVPVRTMEDLDRPGSLQTMTPSPPQLSPQDNSVPLLVGAVLALVMLTILTTLCVTLVVMCKKKPRRTRDTEQNALTRNVGVSMYSGTALSPSIVPTVVVRGHRGSRVLAARWSGVLDDTPLAVLALDTRPHCKLEDMDTHSEDDIQETEFIRHENMETQTDS from the exons ATGTGATTCAAATATGGTCAGTTCCAGGCAGCGAGACTCGCCTGCCTTGTAACCTGGCTGCGTCTGTAAGGGATGTTGCCATGACCATGTGGTTCAAAAATAACGACAGGATGCCCATATATAC TGTAGATTTTAGAAATGGACCACCAACACATTGGGCTCTGGCAGGCGAGTTCGAAACGAGAGCTCACTTTGTCCTAAACGAGTCAGATACTACCGCAGCCCATCTAGTTATTGAGAAGGTTACTCAGTATGACGAAGCCTTATATAGATGTAGGATAGACTATATTGATGCTCCTACAAAGAATTATAAAGTCAATTTAACAGTCATTG TACCTCCTGACCCACCCAGAATATATGATAGCGAGGGTCGAGAGATCACTGGCAACTTGGCTGGACCTTATCGAGAAGGACAGGAGCTCAAGCTGACCTGCCAGGCTCCTGGTG GTAAGCCCATGCCTGATATCACTTGGTACCATGGCAATGAACGGCTAAGCATCGCTAGAGACTCGTTCAATTGTCAAGTGCACATAAAAAGCTTGTCGCGTGAAATGAGTGGGGCAAAACTACGGTGCAGAGTTGACCCGCCCCTATTGCAGCACTTAGTCAAAGATGTTTCGCTTAAGGTTTATT tGAAGCCTCAATATGTAAGGGTGACTGGAAGCGGAGCGACTCGCGCTGGCCACGAAAGGTCATTCGTTTGTACAACGCGCGGGTCAAAACCAGCCCCAAACATCGACTGGTTTATAAATGCGCAAAAAATCGACTCAGGGCTTACGCAG GTGGAAGTTGATGGACAATTAACAAGAAGTATTCTGACTTGGCGTGTAAGACGAGAAGATAGTGGCAGAGAGCTGGTCTGCCGCGTTTCCAACCCATGGTTTCCAGCCTATACTCTAGAAGATTCTATAGTACTAGAAGTAATTT ACCCACCAATACCCCAAATATCTCTTATCGAACCGAGGGAATCTCACCAGCTTCGCGAAGACGAAGATGCGGTATTGCTATGTTCTGCTGATGCATCACCACCAGCATTTAACTTTTCATTCTATAAGGGATTTGAG GATCACCTAATACGTGACGATCCTGTTGGTGGTATATCTGTGGAAGGACAAAAACTGTTCCTCCATGGTCTGAGGAGGCACCATTCAGCCAGATATCGGTGCAGAGCGTGGAACTCAGAAGGCAGTGGATTAAGTGAAGCACTTAgtttgaatatattat ctcGACCAGAATGCTCTGCCGGTAACGTAGTTCAGCAAATAGCTGGTGCCCCAGGTGGTGAAGTCAGAGCTCGATGTTCTGTTAGTGCTCCTTCTGCAAGAGATGCTGGACCACTTAAGTTTTATTGGACTTATAATGGGACCAGGGACGTTCTTCCA ATTCCTGTATCAAACGTAACAACAATGGGTTCAAGTAGCACTGCTATCCACGGATTACCTAATATTGATGACGAGGATTTGGGCTGGTTAGCCTGCTGGGCCAGAAATGATATTGGGAACCAAAGAGAACCATGCTTATTTAGGATCATGCCAGCTG GTTACCCCGAATCACCGAGCAATTGCGAAATAGAGAATGACATTATAAGATGCGAGGCTGGACATGACGGCGGTCTCCCTCAATGGTTCGTTATGGAGGCCCTTGGGGTTAAACAGCAGGAAGTACAACGAAATGATCTGGATTCTGCTATGAATGATCAA GGTATTTCTGGGCGTGGATTAACTGAGACAGTCTATAAAACAAGCAATGATGCAACACCTCAATTTCCTCTCGACTCTCTTTCTCCTGGACGTTATACATTTCTAATATATGCTGTTAATCCTCGTGGTCGATCGTTACAACCCGCTGCGCTACATAGTGTTCCTGTAAGGACTATGGAAGACCTCGACCGACCAG GTTCGCTCCAGACCATGACACCATCTCCACCACAATTAAGTCCCCAAGATAACAGCGTGCCTTTGCTGGTTGGTGCAGTTCTTGCCTTGGTGATGCTAACCATTCTTACTACTCTCTGCGTCACATTAGTGGTAATGTGTAAGAAGAAACCTCGTCGTACGCGGGACACAGAACAGAA TGCCCTGACCCGTAACGTTGGAGTATCTATGTATAGTGGAACAGCACTCTCGCCGAGCATAGTACCGACCGTGGTGGTACGCGGTCACCGGGGATCTAGAGTACTAGCTGCTCGATGGTCAGGAGTCTTGGATGATACGCCACTTGCTGTACTTGCATTAGATACAAGGCCGCATTGTAAGCTTGAAG ATATGGACACTCACAGTGAAGATGATATCCAAGAAACTGAATTCATACGGCACGAGAACATGGAGACACAAACCGATTCCTGA